A portion of the Desulfovibrio intestinalis genome contains these proteins:
- a CDS encoding ATP-binding cassette domain-containing protein: MAFLSMQGVTLNLGGKPLLDAADFSVETGERLCLIGRNGAGKSSLLALLGGQMQPDSGIIIRPGTQIGQMPQDVPENWRGSVFSLVAEALGEEGKALAAAHAGTGHDTATHSADAAPAATSGSNDAAGHEAGLHMASDWERYGEVLAVINHLELDPDAEFASLSGGTKRRVALARALVCSEDLILDEPTNHLDLATITWLENFLLRKARTLIFVSHDRAFSKRLATRVVEIDRGKLHSYSCGFDRYPERREERLATEERAFALFDKKLAQEEVWIRQGIKARRTRNMGRVRALEALRAERAERRDKQGNVRMAAQEAGRSGKLVIEADNVTFGYPGKPPLFSEFSTIIQRGDRVGLIGDNGTGKTTLLRVLLGELAPTEGTAQLGTNLQISYFDQLRESLNPEESVMDSVAEGNDVVTVGGNTRHVAGYLQDFLFTPDRLRLPVKALSGGERNRLLLAKLFTRPSNVLVLDEPTNDLDVETLELLEELLADYSGTVLIVSHDRSFLDNLVTSVIALEGDGKAHEYVGAYTDWLRQRSTPVQEKKTEEKNGRANYQTDQQPSDKPRRRNFKEQREFDLLTKELEALPERMDALEQEQENLETALADPELFTKDPAAFTRTTERLTALEEEQTELLLRWETVEQRLEELS; this comes from the coding sequence TTGGCATTTTTGAGCATGCAGGGCGTAACCCTGAACCTCGGCGGCAAACCGCTGCTGGATGCGGCAGATTTTTCCGTTGAAACTGGCGAAAGGCTTTGCCTCATCGGCCGCAACGGCGCGGGAAAATCCTCGCTGCTGGCCCTTCTTGGCGGCCAAATGCAGCCGGATTCCGGCATTATCATCCGCCCCGGCACCCAGATAGGACAAATGCCCCAGGACGTGCCCGAAAACTGGCGCGGCTCTGTTTTTTCTCTGGTAGCCGAAGCTCTTGGCGAAGAAGGTAAAGCCCTTGCCGCCGCCCATGCAGGAACAGGACACGATACCGCGACCCACAGCGCAGACGCTGCGCCTGCTGCGACTTCTGGCAGCAATGATGCGGCAGGGCACGAGGCCGGGCTGCATATGGCGTCGGACTGGGAACGCTACGGCGAAGTACTTGCCGTCATCAATCATCTGGAACTGGACCCGGATGCCGAATTCGCCTCGCTCTCCGGCGGAACCAAACGCCGTGTTGCTCTGGCGCGGGCGCTTGTCTGCTCTGAAGACCTTATCCTGGACGAACCCACCAACCATCTCGACCTTGCTACCATCACCTGGCTTGAAAATTTTCTGCTGCGCAAGGCCCGCACCCTGATCTTCGTCAGCCATGACCGGGCCTTTTCCAAGCGCCTCGCCACGCGGGTGGTGGAAATCGACCGTGGCAAGCTGCACAGCTATTCCTGCGGATTTGACCGCTACCCGGAACGCCGCGAAGAGCGCCTTGCCACCGAAGAACGCGCCTTTGCGCTTTTTGACAAAAAGCTCGCCCAGGAAGAAGTGTGGATTCGTCAGGGCATCAAGGCCCGGCGCACGCGCAATATGGGCCGGGTGCGCGCCCTTGAAGCCTTGCGGGCCGAACGCGCCGAGCGCCGCGACAAACAGGGCAACGTACGCATGGCCGCGCAGGAAGCAGGACGCTCGGGCAAGCTTGTCATTGAGGCAGACAACGTAACGTTTGGCTACCCCGGCAAGCCGCCGCTGTTCAGCGAATTTTCCACCATCATCCAGCGCGGCGACCGCGTGGGCCTGATTGGCGACAACGGCACAGGCAAAACCACCCTGCTCCGCGTGCTGCTGGGCGAGTTGGCACCCACAGAAGGAACCGCGCAGCTTGGCACCAATTTGCAGATCAGCTACTTTGACCAGTTGCGCGAAAGCCTGAACCCCGAAGAAAGCGTTATGGACAGCGTGGCGGAAGGCAACGACGTGGTGACCGTGGGCGGCAATACGCGCCACGTGGCCGGCTACCTGCAAGATTTTCTCTTCACCCCGGACCGCCTCCGTCTGCCTGTCAAAGCCCTGTCTGGCGGCGAGCGCAACCGCCTGCTGCTGGCAAAGCTGTTCACCCGTCCATCGAACGTGCTGGTACTGGACGAACCCACCAACGACCTGGACGTGGAAACGCTGGAGCTTCTGGAAGAACTGCTGGCGGATTATTCCGGCACGGTGCTTATCGTCAGCCATGACCGGAGCTTTTTGGACAATCTTGTCACCAGCGTCATTGCCCTTGAAGGCGATGGCAAAGCGCACGAATATGTGGGCGCGTACACAGACTGGCTGCGCCAGCGCTCCACGCCCGTTCAGGAAAAAAAGACGGAAGAAAAAAACGGCAGAGCAAACTATCAGACCGACCAGCAGCCCTCAGATAAGCCCCGCCGCCGCAACTTCAAGGAACAGCGGGAATTTGACCTGCTGACCAAGGAACTGGAAGCCCTGCCGGAACGGATGGACGCTCTGGAGCAGGAGCAGGAAAACCTTGAAACAGCCCTGGCTGACCCGGAACTTTTCACCAAAGACCCCGCCGCCTTTACCCGCACAACCGAGCGCCTCACCGCGCTGGAAGAAGAGCAGACAGAGCTGCTGCTGCGCTGGGAAACTGTGGAGCAAAGGCTGGAAGAACTCAGTTAA
- a CDS encoding helix-hairpin-helix domain-containing protein yields MQFFEQIAKELSIAPGQAKAVAELLDEGATIPFIARYRKEAHGSLDEVAVAAVRDRLTQLRELETRRQAILASLTERELLTDDLRNSVITADTMTALEDVYLPYRPKRRTRATMAREKGLEPLALNLLEQTPALAPEEAAKPFVDAEKGVESVEAVLAGARDIIAEIASEHGAARAAMREFFARKAVAASSVAKGKEEEGAKFRDYFDWQENAAKAAGHRLLAMLRGETEGFLTLHFLPEAEAAQTLFRGMFVKNSSPAGQQVREAVDDGYKRLLAPSLETELRATLRKKAESEAIAVFAKNLRQLLLASPLGQKRVLAIDPGFRTGCKVVCLDAQGALLHHDLIHILSDGQQKDAGEKIRKLAAAYKAEAIAIGNGTAGRETETLVRVLQLSLPVLVVSESGASVYSASETARREFPDLDLTVRGAVSIGRRLMDPLAELVKIDPKAIGVGQYQHDVDQTDLKKSLDDVVESCVNAVGVEVNTASVELLTHVSGLGPALAKSVVAYREANGPFALRKDLKKVPRLGPKAFEQAAGFLRIHGGTNPLDASAVHPESYGIVKAMAKDLGCSVPDLLANGETRRGIKPEAYVTETVGLPTLRDILAELEKPGRDPRQAYEAFAFAEGVTRIEDLEAGMRLPGIVTNVTNFGAFVDIGVHQDGLVHISQLADSFVSDPHTVVTVQQKVSVTVLEVDAARKRISLSMRKNPADAPARQQAGGHSRDQAHGQPRGNTHGQARRPDAGERKPSRENRPQPGNEKRQERQKPEQGHRPFQDMLSKFGKK; encoded by the coding sequence GTGCAGTTTTTTGAGCAGATCGCAAAAGAGTTGAGCATCGCCCCAGGCCAGGCCAAGGCCGTGGCAGAGCTTTTGGACGAAGGGGCCACTATTCCCTTTATCGCCCGCTATCGTAAAGAGGCGCACGGTTCTTTGGACGAAGTTGCCGTCGCCGCTGTGCGGGACAGGCTCACGCAACTGCGCGAGCTGGAAACGCGGCGGCAGGCCATTCTCGCCTCCCTCACCGAGCGGGAGTTGCTCACTGACGACCTGCGCAACAGCGTCATTACTGCCGACACAATGACAGCTCTGGAAGACGTATACCTTCCGTACCGCCCGAAGCGGCGCACCCGCGCCACAATGGCCAGAGAAAAAGGCCTTGAACCCTTGGCCTTGAACCTGCTGGAGCAGACGCCGGCGCTTGCGCCCGAAGAAGCTGCAAAGCCTTTTGTGGATGCGGAAAAAGGCGTGGAATCCGTAGAGGCGGTCCTGGCTGGCGCGCGTGATATTATTGCGGAAATTGCCAGCGAACACGGCGCAGCCCGCGCAGCCATGCGTGAGTTTTTCGCCCGCAAGGCCGTAGCTGCTTCAAGCGTTGCCAAGGGCAAGGAAGAGGAAGGCGCGAAGTTTCGTGATTATTTTGACTGGCAGGAAAATGCCGCCAAGGCTGCCGGGCACCGCCTGCTCGCCATGCTGCGCGGTGAGACAGAGGGATTTTTGACCCTGCATTTTCTACCTGAAGCTGAAGCAGCCCAGACCCTGTTTCGGGGCATGTTTGTAAAAAATTCTTCGCCAGCCGGGCAACAGGTTCGGGAAGCGGTGGACGACGGCTATAAACGCCTGCTTGCGCCCTCACTGGAAACAGAGCTGCGCGCGACCCTGCGAAAAAAAGCCGAAAGTGAAGCCATTGCCGTGTTTGCCAAGAATCTGCGTCAGCTTTTGCTGGCGTCACCTCTGGGGCAAAAGCGCGTGCTTGCCATTGACCCCGGCTTCCGCACTGGCTGCAAGGTGGTGTGTCTGGACGCGCAGGGCGCGCTGCTCCACCACGACCTTATCCATATATTGAGCGACGGGCAGCAAAAAGACGCCGGAGAGAAAATCCGCAAACTTGCTGCCGCCTACAAGGCTGAGGCCATTGCCATCGGCAACGGCACGGCGGGCCGCGAGACAGAAACCCTCGTGCGTGTGTTGCAGCTTTCCCTTCCTGTTCTTGTTGTCAGTGAAAGCGGGGCCAGCGTGTATTCCGCCTCTGAAACGGCGCGGCGCGAATTTCCTGACCTTGATCTCACCGTGCGCGGCGCAGTTTCCATCGGGCGCAGGCTTATGGACCCGCTGGCCGAACTGGTGAAAATAGACCCCAAGGCCATTGGCGTTGGGCAGTACCAGCACGACGTGGACCAGACAGACCTCAAAAAAAGTCTGGACGATGTGGTGGAAAGTTGCGTGAACGCGGTGGGTGTAGAGGTAAACACCGCCAGCGTGGAGCTTTTGACGCACGTTTCCGGTCTTGGGCCAGCGCTGGCCAAGTCTGTTGTGGCCTATCGCGAGGCCAATGGCCCCTTTGCCCTGCGTAAAGATTTGAAAAAGGTTCCGCGCCTCGGCCCCAAGGCTTTTGAGCAGGCCGCAGGTTTTTTACGCATCCACGGTGGCACGAATCCGCTGGATGCCTCGGCTGTACACCCTGAATCGTATGGGATCGTAAAGGCGATGGCCAAGGATCTTGGCTGTTCTGTGCCGGATCTGCTTGCCAATGGGGAAACGCGGCGAGGCATCAAGCCCGAGGCCTATGTAACGGAAACCGTGGGCCTGCCCACGCTTCGCGACATCCTTGCCGAACTGGAAAAACCGGGCCGTGACCCGCGCCAGGCCTATGAAGCCTTTGCTTTTGCCGAGGGCGTGACGCGTATTGAAGATCTTGAGGCTGGCATGCGCCTGCCGGGCATTGTCACCAACGTGACCAATTTCGGTGCTTTTGTGGACATTGGCGTGCATCAGGACGGCTTGGTACACATCAGCCAGCTGGCGGACAGCTTTGTCAGCGATCCGCACACGGTGGTGACTGTGCAGCAGAAGGTGAGCGTTACCGTGCTGGAGGTGGACGCGGCCCGCAAGCGCATTTCGCTGTCTATGCGCAAGAATCCGGCGGACGCCCCGGCACGGCAGCAGGCCGGGGGCCATTCGCGCGATCAGGCGCACGGTCAGCCGCGCGGCAATACGCACGGACAGGCTCGCAGGCCCGATGCCGGCGAGCGCAAGCCCTCGCGTGAAAACAGACCGCAGCCCGGGAATGAAAAACGGCAGGAACGGCAAAAGCCGGAACAGGGGCACAGGCCGTTTCAGGACATGCTTTCCAAATTTGGCAAGAAGTAA
- a CDS encoding AraC family transcriptional regulator: MKHFLQAPFSTALPAPLYLRTTLMPNDAIFPSHTHSWGEFVYAYNGVVQIMVGDDRYLVPPQYGVWIPPFKRHVGLNRKEVLQTSLYVSNELCGCLPDKSQALLVSPFIRSILEHAKDSFERFDSDSHQRLLRVLLDKLAETPRTGTFLPASEDPALRRLLQYLEENPEDKKSVADLARESGITERTLARKCRKDLGISLTEWRNRMRVVKALALLEHGKTVEEITRQFGYSSASAFIAMFKKIMGTSPACCKNKQQNGGVQASEATAEVPLPSFHQG; the protein is encoded by the coding sequence ATGAAGCATTTTCTCCAAGCTCCTTTTAGTACTGCCCTGCCTGCTCCGCTCTACTTACGCACAACACTTATGCCCAACGATGCAATATTCCCATCCCACACACATTCGTGGGGGGAATTTGTCTACGCCTATAATGGGGTGGTCCAGATTATGGTTGGCGATGACCGTTATCTGGTCCCACCGCAATACGGCGTATGGATACCTCCTTTTAAGAGGCATGTAGGGCTTAATAGAAAAGAAGTTTTGCAAACATCGCTCTACGTCAGCAATGAGCTTTGTGGTTGTCTGCCAGATAAATCGCAAGCACTGTTGGTGAGTCCGTTCATCCGTTCGATTCTGGAGCATGCCAAGGATAGTTTTGAAAGATTTGATAGCGATAGCCACCAAAGGCTGCTGAGAGTATTGCTCGACAAACTGGCCGAAACTCCGAGGACTGGAACTTTTTTGCCTGCATCTGAAGATCCCGCATTGCGGCGCTTACTCCAGTATCTTGAAGAGAATCCTGAAGATAAAAAATCTGTAGCTGATCTTGCGCGAGAGTCAGGGATAACAGAACGAACGCTCGCCAGAAAATGCAGAAAGGATTTAGGCATCTCGCTCACCGAATGGAGAAATCGCATGCGTGTGGTTAAAGCTTTGGCTTTACTTGAACATGGTAAAACAGTTGAAGAAATAACGCGGCAGTTTGGGTATTCCAGTGCTTCAGCCTTTATTGCAATGTTCAAAAAAATTATGGGAACGTCACCCGCATGCTGCAAAAACAAGCAGCAGAACGGGGGCGTCCAGGCCAGTGAAGCTACTGCTGAAGTTCCTTTACCTTCTTTCCATCAGGGTTAG
- a CDS encoding EamA family transporter produces MEDILMQCHERLDEKAIGLMIFLCAILGLQQIAIKAAAADMAPVLQMVVRSGLAAFFVGAYLRTKGLGLLPSAGKVRAGLAAGILFSLEFLCVGEGLRLTSASHMVTTLYTAPAFAALGLHFLLPEERLKSIQWCGMGLAFCGIVIAFFDFSGSSTSPSSIFLGDLLGLCGGMAWGATTVVIRTKLSETPPAQTLFIQLMTCCCVLFPWAIAVDGLNFSMTNIVWASLMFQIFIVCVFGMMLWFWLLTVYPASQLGALCFITPIFGVVFGFLLLDESIEPRFIAGVILVLAGITIVSSWGWIELRLKNIRILKSFKGNKQP; encoded by the coding sequence GTGGAGGATATTTTAATGCAGTGTCATGAAAGACTAGATGAAAAAGCTATCGGGCTTATGATTTTTCTTTGCGCAATATTAGGCTTGCAGCAAATAGCAATTAAAGCCGCAGCAGCAGACATGGCGCCAGTATTGCAGATGGTGGTGCGCTCAGGCCTGGCGGCATTTTTTGTTGGGGCCTATCTGCGCACCAAGGGTTTGGGCTTGTTGCCTTCGGCGGGTAAAGTGAGGGCCGGGCTGGCTGCGGGGATTTTATTTTCCCTCGAATTTTTGTGCGTAGGAGAAGGACTGCGTTTGACCAGTGCCTCTCATATGGTCACAACGCTATACACAGCACCCGCTTTTGCAGCATTAGGCCTACATTTTTTATTGCCGGAAGAACGCCTTAAATCCATCCAATGGTGTGGCATGGGCTTGGCCTTTTGTGGCATTGTTATAGCTTTTTTTGATTTCAGCGGTTCGTCTACGTCGCCATCTTCAATTTTTTTAGGTGATTTGCTGGGACTTTGCGGAGGAATGGCATGGGGGGCCACCACGGTGGTGATTCGGACCAAACTGTCTGAAACACCTCCGGCGCAAACATTGTTCATCCAACTTATGACATGTTGCTGTGTTTTATTCCCTTGGGCAATAGCTGTTGATGGACTGAATTTTTCCATGACCAATATTGTCTGGGCCAGCCTGATGTTTCAGATTTTTATTGTATGTGTTTTTGGAATGATGCTCTGGTTCTGGCTATTAACAGTTTACCCCGCATCGCAACTTGGAGCTCTTTGCTTCATTACACCAATATTTGGTGTTGTTTTTGGTTTTTTGTTACTTGATGAGTCTATTGAACCAAGATTTATTGCAGGTGTGATACTGGTGCTCGCAGGAATCACGATTGTAAGCAGTTGGGGATGGATTGAACTGCGGCTGAAAAACATAAGGATTCTTAAATCTTTTAAAGGCAATAAACAGCCATAA
- a CDS encoding iron-containing alcohol dehydrogenase, translating to MWNESYDYDVVREIRVKTTAYIGVGAINKIDDILAQMKHEGVSSILCVSGGRSYKSTGAWDKVEAAAQKHGIALALYNRVTPNPTTDSVDEAAALGRTINAGAVICIGGGSPIDCGKSAAILLANPGKSGEDLYCFRFTPEKALPIIAINLTHGTGSEVNRFAVATVTRLNYKPAIAYDCLYPRFAIDDPALMTGLSEEQTRYVSIDAVNHVVEAATTTVSNPFAVNLAKETISLVNNWLPVALENPADLKARYGLSFAALQAGVAFDNGLLHFTHALEHPLSAVSPDLSHGLGLAVLLPAVIKECYPARPAVLAHILEPIVPGLAGVPEEADKVAKAVEQWLFGLGVTQKLQDLGVKESDVDTFCDLVEQTPSLSLLLSVAPVEGTRETVARIYLNSLRPMA from the coding sequence ATGTGGAATGAAAGTTACGACTATGACGTTGTACGGGAAATCCGTGTTAAGACAACAGCTTATATAGGCGTAGGAGCCATCAACAAAATCGACGACATTTTGGCCCAGATGAAGCATGAGGGCGTTTCGTCCATCCTTTGTGTCAGCGGGGGGCGTTCTTACAAATCAACCGGAGCATGGGACAAGGTTGAAGCTGCGGCCCAAAAGCACGGCATTGCCCTGGCCCTGTACAACCGCGTCACCCCCAACCCCACCACGGACAGCGTGGATGAGGCTGCGGCATTGGGGCGCACCATCAACGCGGGCGCTGTGATCTGCATTGGCGGCGGCAGCCCCATCGACTGTGGCAAGAGTGCAGCCATTTTGTTGGCCAATCCCGGCAAAAGCGGCGAAGATCTTTACTGTTTTCGCTTCACGCCTGAAAAGGCCCTGCCCATTATCGCCATCAACCTGACCCACGGCACTGGCAGTGAGGTGAACCGCTTTGCTGTGGCCACCGTTACCAGACTCAACTACAAGCCCGCCATTGCCTACGATTGCCTCTACCCCCGCTTTGCCATTGACGATCCCGCACTGATGACCGGGCTTTCCGAAGAGCAGACCCGATATGTCTCCATCGACGCGGTGAACCATGTCGTTGAAGCGGCCACCACCACGGTTTCCAACCCCTTTGCCGTTAATCTGGCCAAGGAAACCATTAGCCTTGTTAACAACTGGCTGCCCGTAGCGCTGGAAAATCCTGCAGACCTCAAAGCCCGGTACGGACTCAGCTTCGCGGCTCTTCAGGCTGGCGTGGCCTTTGACAATGGCCTGCTGCACTTCACCCACGCGCTTGAACATCCCCTGAGCGCTGTAAGCCCCGACCTGTCTCACGGATTGGGACTGGCTGTGCTGCTGCCTGCCGTCATCAAGGAATGCTACCCTGCGCGTCCTGCCGTGCTGGCGCACATTCTTGAGCCCATCGTTCCCGGTCTTGCAGGTGTTCCCGAAGAAGCCGACAAGGTTGCCAAGGCTGTTGAGCAGTGGCTCTTCGGCTTGGGCGTGACTCAGAAGCTTCAGGATCTGGGCGTGAAGGAATCCGACGTGGATACATTCTGCGACCTTGTGGAGCAGACGCCATCCCTGAGCCTACTGCTTTCCGTAGCCCCCGTTGAGGGCACGCGCGAGACTGTGGCCCGCATCTATCTCAATTCTTTGCGGCCTATGGCCTAG
- a CDS encoding helix-turn-helix domain-containing protein translates to MRKRPPSKFGAALIQEYKKRGFTQYSLAKKMERSTRYLNNLEHDRSEPRFTTILLLADAIGMEPGELVNAAAVLSWAALAEEESALEKPKDEDAPKKKGESKKSKKK, encoded by the coding sequence ATGAGAAAAAGACCTCCTTCCAAGTTCGGCGCGGCTCTTATTCAAGAATATAAAAAGCGCGGGTTCACGCAGTATAGCCTTGCCAAAAAGATGGAGCGTAGCACCCGCTATCTGAACAATCTTGAGCATGACAGGAGTGAGCCGCGCTTCACCACCATACTCTTGCTTGCTGACGCCATAGGCATGGAGCCGGGCGAACTGGTAAACGCTGCAGCTGTGTTAAGTTGGGCAGCTTTGGCAGAAGAAGAATCCGCACTGGAGAAGCCGAAGGACGAGGACGCCCCTAAAAAGAAGGGCGAAAGCAAAAAAAGTAAGAAAAAATGA
- a CDS encoding helix-turn-helix domain-containing protein translates to MSTPLDRFFEAAGCRTQVELAEFLGIKQSSVADAKKRKSIPADWLVTLLRLKRINPEWILTGLGARRLQPMDDVEVAGPLCVHLKEIRLPEECTIEELMIEIVRRTSKLLNGYSK, encoded by the coding sequence ATGTCCACACCGCTGGATCGATTCTTTGAAGCAGCAGGATGCCGCACTCAGGTTGAACTGGCGGAGTTTCTTGGAATCAAGCAATCGTCGGTTGCGGATGCGAAGAAACGGAAGAGTATCCCTGCAGATTGGCTTGTGACTTTGTTGAGATTAAAGAGGATTAATCCTGAATGGATACTAACGGGCCTTGGAGCTAGACGGCTTCAACCTATGGATGACGTGGAGGTTGCCGGACCGCTTTGTGTCCACTTAAAGGAAATAAGGCTGCCAGAAGAATGCACTATAGAGGAGCTAATGATTGAGATTGTTCGTCGAACATCTAAACTTTTAAATGGCTACTCAAAATGA
- a CDS encoding phage integrase central domain-containing protein, whose protein sequence is MGVDEVKRADVQALFEQLEAEGKYNTSRKIAENAVRIFNFGIAVGKCKNNPAYST, encoded by the coding sequence ATGGGCGTGGACGAAGTAAAACGCGCAGACGTACAGGCGCTGTTCGAGCAGCTTGAGGCAGAGGGCAAGTACAACACCTCACGCAAGATTGCCGAAAACGCTGTTCGCATTTTCAACTTCGGCATTGCCGTGGGGAAATGCAAGAACAATCCCGCGTATTCCACCTGA
- a CDS encoding glutamine--tRNA ligase/YqeY domain fusion protein, whose amino-acid sequence MAPETKNITPSTADSPCSAATDSAADTTNKPGVDFIRARIIEDNATGRYDGRVHTRFPPEPNGYLHLGHAKSICLNFGVAREFNGLCNLRFDDTNPTKEEQEYVDSIREDVRWLGGDWQDREFYASNYFEKLYAYAEQLITIGKAYVDDLSAEEIREHRGTLTEPGRESPWRNRSVEENLDLFRRMRAGEFADGERVLRAKIDMTSPNLVMRDPTLYRIRHAAHHRTGDTWCIYPMYDYTHCLSDSIEGITHSLCTLEFINNRELYDWVLETLGAYRPQQIEFARLNLTYTVLSKRKLIQLVKEGHVHGWDDPRMPTLCGLRRRGVPPEALREFCSRIGMARADSTVEYSMLEFCVREHLNANAARAMAVLDPIKVVIENYPEGQVEEFTMPYHPEDESYGSRTVPFSRELYIERDDFRMEPPKKYHRLAPGAEVRLRYAYFITCREAILDDAGNVIELRCVYDPESRGGQSPDGRKVKGTIHWVSAPHAIPAEVRLYDQLFAAENPNASPEGQTFLDYINPQSLTVVEGLLEPALATLPVGDKIQFERLGYFCKDKDSTDARPVFNRTTTLRDTWAKQEKKG is encoded by the coding sequence ATGGCCCCCGAGACAAAAAATATCACCCCCTCCACCGCCGATTCCCCCTGTTCAGCCGCCACAGATTCTGCGGCAGACACAACAAACAAGCCCGGCGTGGACTTCATTCGTGCCCGTATCATTGAAGACAATGCCACTGGCCGTTACGACGGCAGGGTTCATACGCGCTTTCCTCCCGAACCGAACGGATACCTGCACCTGGGGCACGCCAAATCCATCTGTTTGAACTTTGGCGTTGCCAGAGAATTCAACGGCCTGTGCAACCTGCGCTTTGACGATACCAACCCCACCAAGGAAGAGCAGGAATACGTCGACTCCATCCGCGAGGACGTGCGCTGGCTTGGCGGCGACTGGCAGGACCGCGAATTCTACGCCTCCAATTATTTTGAAAAGCTGTACGCCTACGCCGAGCAGCTTATCACCATAGGCAAGGCCTATGTGGACGACCTCTCGGCGGAAGAAATCCGCGAACACCGGGGCACCCTCACCGAACCGGGACGCGAAAGCCCCTGGCGCAACCGCAGTGTTGAAGAAAACCTCGACCTGTTCCGCCGCATGCGCGCGGGCGAATTTGCCGATGGCGAACGCGTGCTGCGCGCCAAGATCGACATGACTTCGCCCAACCTTGTCATGCGCGACCCCACGCTGTACCGCATTCGTCACGCCGCGCATCACCGCACGGGCGACACGTGGTGCATCTACCCCATGTACGACTACACGCACTGCCTGTCGGACTCCATTGAGGGCATCACCCACTCGCTCTGCACGCTGGAATTTATCAACAACCGCGAACTGTACGACTGGGTACTCGAAACCCTTGGCGCTTACCGCCCGCAGCAGATTGAATTTGCCCGCCTCAACCTCACCTACACGGTGCTTTCCAAGCGCAAGCTCATCCAGCTTGTGAAAGAAGGCCACGTTCACGGCTGGGACGACCCCCGCATGCCCACACTCTGCGGCCTGCGCCGCCGGGGCGTGCCGCCCGAAGCCCTGCGCGAGTTCTGCTCCCGCATCGGCATGGCGCGTGCAGACTCCACAGTGGAATACTCCATGCTGGAATTCTGCGTGCGCGAACACCTCAACGCCAACGCAGCGCGGGCTATGGCCGTACTTGATCCCATCAAGGTGGTCATTGAAAACTACCCTGAAGGCCAGGTGGAAGAATTCACCATGCCCTACCACCCTGAAGACGAAAGCTACGGCAGCCGTACGGTTCCCTTCTCGCGTGAATTGTACATCGAGCGCGACGACTTCCGCATGGAGCCGCCCAAGAAGTACCACCGCCTCGCCCCCGGCGCGGAGGTGCGCCTGCGCTACGCCTACTTCATCACCTGCCGCGAGGCTATTCTGGACGACGCTGGTAACGTGATCGAACTGCGCTGCGTGTACGATCCCGAAAGCCGTGGCGGCCAAAGCCCGGATGGGCGCAAGGTCAAGGGCACAATCCACTGGGTATCGGCCCCGCATGCCATCCCGGCAGAAGTACGCCTGTACGACCAGCTTTTTGCCGCTGAAAATCCCAATGCGTCTCCCGAAGGCCAGACGTTTCTGGATTATATCAATCCTCAGTCCCTCACGGTTGTTGAAGGTCTGCTGGAACCAGCCCTGGCTACCCTGCCTGTTGGCGACAAGATACAGTTCGAGCGTCTGGGCTATTTCTGTAAAGACAAGGACAGCACAGATGCCCGCCCTGTCTTTAACCGCACGACGACCCTGCGCGACACCTGGGCCAAGCAGGAAAAGAAGGGATAA